One genomic segment of Vulpes vulpes isolate BD-2025 chromosome 2, VulVul3, whole genome shotgun sequence includes these proteins:
- the SLC16A3 gene encoding monocarboxylate transporter 4, producing the protein MGGAVVDEGPTGIRAPDGGWGWAVLFGCFVITGFSYAFPKAVSVFFKELMREFGIGYSDTAWISSILLAMLYGTGPLCSVCVNRFGCRPVMLMGGLLASLGMVAASFCRSIIQLYLTTGVITGLGLALNFQPSLIMLNRYFNKRRPMANGLAAAGSPVFLCALSPLGQLLQDHYGWRGGFLILGGLLLNCCVCAALMRPLEAPVPRSGPVPQRPSRRLLDLSVFRDRGFLIYAVAASIMVLGLFVPPVFVVSYAKDLGVPDTQAAFLLTVLGFIDIFARPTAGFITGLKKVRPYSVYLFSFSMFFNGFTDLTGSTASDYGGLVVFCIFFGISYGMVGALQFEVLMAIVGTQKFSSAIGLVLLLEAIAVLIGPPSGGKLLDATHVYQYVFILAGAEVLTASLVLVLGNFLCIRKRPEVVAAVAEEEEQRHKPPADVRVDSREVEHFLKAEPEKNGEVIHTPETSV; encoded by the exons ATGGGTGGTGCCGTGGTCGATGAGGGCCCCACGGGCATCAGGGCCCCTGACGGCGGCTGGGGCTGGGCCGTCCTCTTCGGCTGCTTCGTCATCACGGGCTTCTCCTACGCCTTCCCCAAGGCGGTCAGCGTCTTCTTCAAGGAACTCATGCGTGAGTTTGGTATCGGCTACAGTGACACGGCTTGGATCTCTTCCATCCTGCTGGCCATGTTGTATGGGACAG GCCCACTCTGCAGTGTGTGCGTGAACCGCTTTGGCTGCCGGCCTGTCATGCTCATGGGTGGCCTCTTGGCATCCCTGGGCATGGTGGCCGCGTCCTTCTGCAGAAGCATCATCCAGCTCTACCTCACCACAGGGGTCATCACCG GCTTGGGCTTGGCGCTCAACTTCCAGCCGTCACTCATCATGCTCAACCGCTACTTTAACAAGAGGCGCCCCATGGCCAACGGGCTGGCGGCCGCGGGCAGCCCTGTGTTCCTGTGTGCCTTGTCCCCGCTGGGGCAGCTGCTGCAGGACCACTATGGCTGGCGGGGCGGCTTCCTCATCTTGGGGGGCCTTCTGCTCAACTGCTGCGTGTGCGCCGCACTCATGAGGCCCCTGGAGGCGCCGGTGCCCAGGTCGGGGCCCGTGCCCCAGCGGCCGTCCCGGCGGCTCCTGGACCTGAGCGTCTTCAGGGACCGTGGCTTTCTCATCTACGCGGTGGCCGCCTCCATCATGGTGCTGGGGCTCTTTGTGCCTCCCGTGTTTGTGGTGAGCTACGCCAAGGACCTGGGTGTGCCCGACACGCAGGCTGCCTTCCTGCTCACCGTGCTGGGCTTCATCGACATCTTCGCCCGGCCCACTGCTGGCTTCATCACGGGCCTTAAAAAGGTGCGGCCCTACTCTGTCTACCTCTTCAGCTTCTCCATGTTCTTCAATGGCTTCACGGACCTCACTGGGTCCACAGCCAGCGACTACGGAGGCCTGGTGGTCTTCTGCATCTTCTTCGGCATCTCCTACGGCATGGTGGGGGCCTTGCAGTTTGAGGTACTCATGGCAATCGTGGGCACCCAGAAGTTCTCGAGCGCCATCGGCCTTGTGCTGCTGCTGGAGGCCATCGCCGTGCTCATTGGACCGCCAtcgggag GCAAGCTCTTGGATGCGACGCACGTCTACCAGTATGTGTTTATCCTGGCGGGGGCCGAGGTGCTGACCGCCTCCCTCGTGCTGGTGCTGGGCAACTTCTTGTGCATTAGGAAGAGGCCTGAggtggtggcggcggtggcggaggaggaggagcagcgcCACAAGCCCCCTGCGGACGTGAGGGTGGACTCTCGGGAGGTAGAGCACTTcctgaaagcagagcctgagaaaaATGGGGAGGTCATTCACACCCCGGAGACAAGCGTCTGA